A DNA window from Haliovirga abyssi contains the following coding sequences:
- the rplT gene encoding 50S ribosomal protein L20, with translation MARVKTGKVRRQNHKKVLDEAKGFRGASGTNFKQAKQAVMRAMAFSTRDRAQRKRKMRELWVIRINAAARLSGLSYSKFMYGLKKAGIELNRKVLAELAVSNAEEFAKLVEVSKKSL, from the coding sequence ATGGCTAGAGTTAAAACTGGAAAAGTAAGAAGACAAAACCATAAAAAAGTTTTAGATGAAGCAAAAGGATTTAGAGGTGCATCTGGTACTAATTTTAAACAAGCAAAACAAGCTGTAATGAGAGCAATGGCTTTTTCTACAAGAGATAGAGCACAAAGAAAAAGAAAAATGAGAGAATTATGGGTAATTAGAATAAACGCAGCAGCAAGATTAAGTGGATTATCATATAGTAAATTTATGTATGGTTTGAAAAAAGCAGGAATTGAATTAAATAGAAAGGTTCTAGCAGAGCTTGCAGTATCTAATGCAGAAGAGTTTGCTAAATTAGTAGAAGTATCAAAAAAAAGTTTATAA
- the rpmI gene encoding 50S ribosomal protein L35 — protein sequence MPKMKTHRGTKKRVKVTGTGKFVVKHSGTNHIMTKKSKKRKNKLRGDMVVEPGKARKIKKLLPTGEGR from the coding sequence ATGCCTAAAATGAAAACTCATAGAGGAACAAAAAAAAGAGTTAAAGTAACAGGAACTGGGAAATTTGTAGTAAAACATTCGGGAACAAATCACATAATGACTAAAAAATCAAAAAAGAGAAAGAACAAATTAAGAGGTGACATGGTAGTAGAACCTGGAAAAGCAAGAAAGATTAAAAAATTATTGCCAACTGGAGAAGGAAGATAA
- the infC gene encoding translation initiation factor IF-3: MFEFLGRCFNISQDARINERITKKEVRLIGADGNQLGVVSTREALKIAQEAELDLVEISPNANPTVCKIMDYGKFKYEKGKREKDAKKNQKVIVVKEIKFKPRIDTHDLEVKSNKILKFLNKGNKVKVSLMLFGRERMHAEIGIKLLEKVAKQFEEIATVERKFGSKENQKFLILTPKK; encoded by the coding sequence ATTTTTGAATTTTTAGGGAGGTGTTTTAATATTAGTCAAGATGCAAGAATAAACGAAAGAATCACAAAAAAAGAAGTTAGGTTAATAGGAGCAGATGGTAATCAATTAGGGGTAGTTTCAACAAGAGAAGCTTTGAAAATAGCACAAGAAGCGGAATTAGATTTGGTGGAGATATCTCCAAATGCAAATCCAACAGTATGTAAAATAATGGATTATGGAAAATTTAAGTATGAAAAAGGAAAAAGAGAAAAAGATGCTAAAAAAAATCAAAAAGTAATTGTAGTAAAAGAGATAAAATTTAAACCAAGAATAGATACTCATGATCTTGAAGTTAAAAGCAATAAAATATTAAAATTTTTAAATAAGGGGAATAAAGTAAAAGTAAGTTTAATGCTTTTTGGAAGAGAAAGAATGCATGCTGAAATTGGTATAAAATTATTAGAAAAAGTAGCTAAACAATTTGAAGAAATAGCTACTGTAGAAAGAAAATTTGGCTCAAAAGAAAATCAAAAATTTTTGATATTAACACCAAAAAAATAA